A genomic segment from Micromonospora echinaurantiaca encodes:
- a CDS encoding response regulator, translating into MTIEIGVIGPHDLVDDVAAACEEQPGVTARRLHYDHESQAPAIVEAHAGQVEAWLFTGVVPYTLAREANSLNRPAVFVDYTGATLLQAAVRLLRAGHDITRMSIDTVTGADVATTFGEAGLPVDRVRSLPYRSGLRSDDVVAFHRRQHKSGADVAVTCISSVYEVLRHEMPAFRLAPSNHSVRTALRQLLLQVGSQAQEDAQIALGLANLSDGDDGLLKEVAGLGGTLARFAPDTYLIVTTRGPLHDATGGFTALPMLRRLADRHETVQIGFGLGRSAAEAENLARRALSRARRVGPTTAVLSLRGETDIVLESTTPPPAPSEVNLAVIAQRVGLSVPTLLRLREVRTSVGDEPLTSREVADQLRVQQRTARRMLHRLELAGLAERTGNLASGTSGRPLTLYRLTL; encoded by the coding sequence GTGACCATCGAGATCGGGGTCATCGGTCCGCACGACCTGGTCGACGACGTGGCCGCCGCCTGCGAGGAGCAGCCCGGCGTCACCGCCCGTCGACTGCACTACGACCACGAGTCGCAGGCTCCGGCGATCGTCGAGGCGCACGCCGGCCAGGTGGAGGCGTGGCTGTTCACCGGCGTCGTGCCGTACACCCTCGCCCGGGAGGCGAACTCGCTGAACCGTCCGGCAGTCTTCGTCGACTACACCGGCGCGACCCTGCTCCAGGCCGCCGTACGGCTGTTGCGCGCCGGGCACGACATCACCCGGATGTCGATCGACACCGTCACCGGCGCCGACGTCGCCACCACCTTCGGCGAGGCGGGGCTGCCGGTCGACCGGGTCCGTTCGCTGCCGTACCGCAGCGGCCTGCGCTCCGACGACGTGGTCGCGTTCCACCGCCGGCAGCACAAGTCCGGAGCGGACGTCGCGGTCACCTGCATCAGCTCGGTGTACGAGGTGCTGCGCCACGAGATGCCGGCGTTCCGCCTCGCCCCGTCGAACCACTCGGTGCGCACCGCGCTGCGCCAGCTGCTGCTCCAGGTCGGCAGCCAGGCCCAGGAGGACGCCCAGATCGCGCTCGGGCTGGCGAACCTCTCCGACGGCGACGACGGGCTGCTCAAGGAGGTGGCCGGGCTCGGCGGCACGCTCGCCCGGTTCGCGCCCGACACGTACCTCATCGTCACCACCCGGGGCCCGCTGCACGACGCCACCGGCGGGTTCACCGCGCTGCCGATGCTGCGCCGCCTGGCCGACCGGCACGAGACCGTGCAGATCGGCTTCGGCCTGGGGCGCAGCGCCGCGGAGGCGGAGAACCTGGCCCGCCGCGCGCTGAGCCGGGCCCGCCGGGTCGGGCCGACCACCGCGGTGCTGTCGCTGCGCGGCGAGACCGACATCGTGCTCGAGTCGACCACGCCGCCCCCGGCGCCGTCGGAGGTGAACCTGGCGGTCATCGCCCAGCGGGTCGGCCTGTCGGTGCCCACCCTGCTGCGGCTGCGGGAGGTGCGCACCTCGGTCGGCGACGAACCGCTGACCAGCCGCGAGGTGGCCGACCAGCTGCGGGTGCAGCAACGCACCGCGCGGCGCATGCTGCACCGGCTGGAACTGGCCGGCCTGGCCGAGCGGACCGGCAACCTCGCCTCCGGCACCAGCGGCCGCCCGCTGACCCTCTACCGCCTCACCCTCTGA
- a CDS encoding citrate synthase codes for MPGEPLLTTAEVAHRLRIKPETVYAYVSRGLLDRVKVPGERVSRFRLADVERLAARTQATRPERDAAPAMRTATTLIAYGRLHYRGLDAAALAPVTSFEEVAQWLWTGERRHAAFTASPETLERARRASEHLPAQARVFDRLPVIVAVAAAMDPLRFDLAPATVTALAPGLLSTMVDALPQVGEAPPDDGLATRLWSRLTGTPAYPDGVRALNAALVLLADHDLAASTIAVRVAASTRAHPYAAVLAGLGALDGPMHGAIGASVHRFIEAALRDGVPAAIAEWLRTGGLPGFGHPRYPDGDPRGAALLDLVTALPIEGALRRTVDDLVATAARRGALPNVDFAVATLAHATGMGPGAAEVIFAVARTAGWIAHVVEEYAQPSNRFRWSSGYTGPPPAAG; via the coding sequence ATGCCCGGGGAACCCCTGCTGACCACCGCCGAGGTGGCGCACCGCCTGCGTATCAAGCCGGAGACGGTCTACGCGTACGTCAGCCGAGGTTTGCTTGACCGGGTCAAGGTTCCGGGTGAGCGGGTCAGTCGGTTCCGGCTGGCCGACGTGGAGCGGTTGGCCGCCCGTACGCAGGCGACCCGGCCGGAACGCGACGCCGCCCCGGCGATGCGGACCGCCACCACCCTGATCGCCTACGGGCGGCTGCACTACCGGGGGCTGGACGCCGCCGCCCTCGCACCGGTCACCTCGTTCGAGGAGGTCGCGCAGTGGCTGTGGACGGGTGAGCGGCGGCACGCCGCCTTCACCGCGTCCCCGGAGACCCTGGAGCGGGCGCGGCGGGCCAGCGAGCACCTGCCCGCCCAGGCCCGGGTCTTCGACCGGCTGCCGGTCATCGTCGCCGTCGCCGCCGCGATGGACCCGCTCCGGTTCGACCTGGCGCCGGCCACCGTTACCGCGCTCGCGCCCGGGCTGCTGTCCACCATGGTCGACGCCCTGCCCCAGGTCGGCGAGGCGCCACCGGACGACGGGCTGGCGACCCGCCTGTGGTCCCGGTTGACCGGCACGCCGGCGTACCCGGACGGCGTCCGGGCGCTCAACGCCGCACTCGTCCTGCTCGCCGACCACGACCTGGCCGCCTCGACCATCGCGGTCCGGGTGGCGGCGTCGACCCGAGCGCACCCCTACGCGGCGGTGCTCGCCGGTCTCGGCGCGCTGGACGGGCCGATGCACGGCGCGATCGGCGCCAGCGTCCACCGGTTCATCGAGGCCGCGCTGCGCGACGGGGTGCCGGCCGCGATCGCCGAATGGCTACGGACCGGCGGCCTGCCCGGCTTCGGGCATCCGCGCTATCCCGACGGCGACCCGCGCGGGGCGGCCCTGCTCGACCTCGTCACGGCGCTGCCCATCGAGGGCGCCCTGCGGCGCACCGTCGACGATCTGGTCGCGACGGCGGCGCGGCGGGGCGCTCTGCCCAACGTCGACTTCGCCGTGGCCACGCTGGCGCACGCGACCGGCATGGGCCCGGGCGCCGCGGAGGTGATCTTCGCGGTGGCCCGGACGGCGGGCTGGATCGCGCACGTCGTCGAGGAGTACGCCCAGCCGAGCAACCGGTTCCGGTGGAGCAGTGGCTACACCGGGCCGCCCCCCGCGGCGGGGTGA
- a CDS encoding amidohydrolase family protein, with product MTDNPFVAGDLPPVTLDIDVLVGRYADRPGPTGEPAAVAATLAANGVERAAVASLRAALFDVRSGNDEVATLAGPAVLPVGGLDLRDPLGAEREVVRLAERGFRAVRLFPDEQHVEPDFPSVRHVARRATEAGLVILTGGDVRRFWRPLRGATVVFLDTHFYHLGDFVVAARDEPGFHTSTRLLNSPDALETVAAHVGVERLLYGSRTPYYEPVVPRLRLARGGLGPTAVAAVTGGNARRILGLTK from the coding sequence GTGACCGACAACCCCTTCGTGGCCGGCGACCTGCCGCCGGTCACCCTCGACATCGACGTGCTCGTCGGCCGGTACGCCGACCGGCCCGGCCCCACCGGCGAACCGGCGGCGGTCGCCGCGACGCTGGCCGCCAACGGCGTCGAGCGGGCGGCCGTGGCCAGCCTGCGGGCGGCCCTGTTCGACGTACGCAGCGGCAACGACGAGGTGGCCACCCTCGCCGGCCCCGCCGTGCTGCCGGTCGGCGGGCTGGACCTGCGCGACCCGCTCGGCGCCGAACGGGAGGTCGTCCGGCTCGCCGAACGCGGCTTCCGGGCCGTCCGGCTGTTCCCCGACGAACAACACGTCGAGCCGGACTTCCCGTCGGTGCGGCACGTCGCCCGCCGGGCCACCGAGGCCGGCCTGGTGATCCTGACCGGCGGGGACGTACGCCGGTTCTGGCGGCCGCTGCGCGGCGCCACCGTGGTCTTCCTCGACACGCACTTCTACCACCTGGGCGACTTCGTGGTGGCGGCCCGCGACGAGCCGGGCTTCCACACCTCCACCCGGCTGCTCAACTCGCCGGACGCGCTGGAGACCGTCGCCGCGCACGTCGGCGTCGAGCGCCTGCTCTACGGCTCTCGCACCCCGTACTACGAGCCCGTCGTGCCGCGGCTGCGGCTGGCCCGCGGCGGGCTCGGCCCGACCGCGGTCGCGGCGGTGACGGGCGGCAACGCCCGCCGGATCCTGGGGCTGACCAAATGA
- a CDS encoding citrate/2-methylcitrate synthase — MADTITVPRGLAGVVVTDTTIGHVRGHEGFYHYRQFSAIGLAERRTLEDVWALLIDGSLPAEPKALHAEIAPLRHIPPAVAAALPGIAAASAAQDPMGGLRAALAVAGLAGGARPLYDTPPAERRAQAVALCALTPSLLAALYRLRAGLEPIESRDDLSHAANYLYMITGEEPSERHARAIERYLIATVDHGFNASTFTARVIASTGADIYACVGGALGALSGPLHGGAPSRALDTLDAIGSIDRADAWLRSRILNGERIMGFGHPIYRTEDPRSRMLKGIAQDLGGELVDLAVAVEERVLSLLAELKPGRELHTNVEYYAGVVMHLCALPREMFTPTFATSRVIGWCANVLEQAEDSKIIRPDSRYVGPPPPQPVP; from the coding sequence ATGGCTGACACCATCACCGTTCCGCGCGGGCTCGCCGGCGTCGTGGTCACCGACACCACCATCGGCCACGTCCGCGGCCACGAGGGCTTCTACCACTACCGCCAGTTCTCGGCCATCGGCCTGGCCGAGCGCCGCACCCTGGAGGACGTCTGGGCGCTGCTCATCGACGGCTCCCTCCCCGCCGAGCCCAAGGCGCTGCACGCGGAGATCGCGCCGCTGCGTCACATCCCACCCGCCGTCGCCGCCGCCCTGCCCGGCATCGCCGCCGCCTCGGCGGCGCAGGACCCGATGGGCGGGTTGCGTGCCGCGCTGGCCGTCGCCGGCCTCGCCGGGGGCGCCCGTCCGCTCTACGACACCCCGCCCGCCGAACGCCGAGCCCAGGCCGTGGCGCTCTGCGCGCTCACGCCCAGCCTGCTGGCCGCGCTGTACCGGCTGCGCGCCGGACTGGAGCCGATCGAGTCGCGGGACGACCTGTCGCACGCGGCGAACTACCTGTACATGATCACCGGTGAGGAGCCGTCCGAGCGCCACGCCCGGGCGATCGAGCGCTACCTGATCGCGACCGTCGACCACGGCTTCAACGCCTCGACCTTCACCGCCCGCGTCATCGCCTCCACCGGCGCCGACATCTACGCCTGCGTCGGCGGCGCCCTGGGCGCGCTGTCCGGCCCGCTGCACGGCGGTGCTCCCAGCCGGGCCCTGGACACCCTCGACGCGATCGGCTCGATCGACCGGGCCGACGCGTGGTTGCGCTCCCGGATCCTGAACGGTGAGCGGATCATGGGGTTCGGGCACCCGATCTACCGGACCGAGGACCCGCGCTCGCGGATGCTCAAGGGGATCGCCCAGGACCTCGGCGGTGAGCTGGTGGACCTCGCGGTGGCCGTGGAGGAGCGGGTGCTGTCGTTGCTGGCGGAGCTGAAGCCCGGCCGGGAACTGCACACCAATGTGGAGTACTACGCGGGCGTGGTCATGCACCTGTGCGCGCTGCCCCGGGAGATGTTCACCCCGACCTTCGCCACCAGCCGGGTCATCGGGTGGTGCGCGAACGTGCTGGAACAGGCCGAGGACTCGAAGATCATCCGGCCGGATTCGCGGTACGTGGGCCCGCCCCCGCCACAGCCGGTGCCGTGA
- a CDS encoding DegT/DnrJ/EryC1/StrS family aminotransferase gives MFPSMADASGRTIGAEELAAVSRVLQSGMLSSVWGTEVRALEREMADRHGVSHAVAASSGTAALHLAVAAVAPDPGDEIITSPISDFGTVAPILAQNAVPVFADVDPYTGNLDPAAVAAAIGPRTRAILAVHLFGAAVDLRAVADAAGVPLIEDCAQAWLTRYPDGTLAGTAGAIGCFSLQQWKHITCGDGGLTITDDPVLARRMRLFADKGWPRDEARRHVSLGLNYRMTELAGAVARAQLAKLPGVLADRRRTAGRLVDALAGLPGLHLPADVDAHAWWLFPIVLDPPLTNHEVAGKLAAAGIPARAGYLQQPLHWAPALTEAPVYGNSRFPLTVPPADRLPTYGPGACPVAERLIEQTLLVIDWNERYTDAHVDEIAQAVRAAVAG, from the coding sequence GTGTTTCCCAGCATGGCCGACGCCAGCGGCCGAACGATCGGCGCGGAGGAGCTGGCCGCGGTCAGCCGGGTGCTCCAGTCCGGCATGCTCAGCTCGGTGTGGGGCACGGAGGTCCGCGCCCTGGAGCGCGAGATGGCCGACCGCCATGGAGTGTCGCACGCGGTGGCCGCCAGTTCGGGGACGGCGGCCCTGCACCTGGCCGTCGCGGCCGTCGCGCCGGATCCCGGCGACGAGATCATCACCTCTCCGATCAGTGACTTCGGCACGGTCGCGCCCATTCTGGCGCAGAACGCGGTGCCGGTGTTCGCCGACGTCGATCCGTACACCGGCAACCTGGACCCGGCGGCGGTCGCCGCCGCGATCGGGCCGCGCACCCGGGCGATCCTCGCGGTGCACCTGTTCGGCGCCGCCGTCGACCTGCGCGCGGTGGCCGACGCCGCCGGGGTGCCGCTGATCGAGGACTGCGCCCAGGCCTGGCTCACCCGCTACCCGGACGGCACCCTCGCCGGCACGGCCGGCGCGATCGGTTGCTTCAGCCTCCAGCAGTGGAAGCACATCACCTGCGGCGACGGCGGCCTGACCATCACCGACGACCCGGTGCTGGCCCGCCGGATGCGGCTCTTCGCCGACAAGGGCTGGCCGCGCGACGAGGCCCGTCGGCACGTCAGCCTCGGCCTCAACTACCGGATGACCGAGCTCGCCGGCGCCGTCGCGCGGGCCCAGCTGGCGAAGCTGCCCGGGGTGCTCGCCGACCGGCGGCGCACCGCCGGGCGGCTGGTCGACGCGCTGGCCGGCCTGCCCGGCCTGCACCTGCCGGCGGACGTCGACGCGCACGCCTGGTGGCTGTTCCCGATCGTGCTGGACCCGCCGCTGACCAACCACGAGGTGGCCGGGAAGCTCGCCGCCGCCGGCATCCCGGCCCGCGCCGGCTACCTGCAGCAGCCGCTGCACTGGGCGCCGGCGCTGACCGAGGCGCCGGTCTACGGCAACTCCCGCTTCCCGCTCACCGTGCCGCCCGCCGACCGGCTGCCAACCTACGGACCGGGCGCGTGCCCGGTCGCCGAGCGGCTGATCGAGCAGACCCTGCTGGTGATCGACTGGAACGAGCGGTACACCGACGCGCACGTCGACGAGATCGCCCAGGCCGTCCGCGCCGCGGTGGCCGGATGA
- a CDS encoding dihydrodipicolinate synthase family protein, translating into MIAPAAAALRDRLRWRLVAASATPVDAAGAVDEEVLGRYLSGLVADGADALAVLAHTGRGPYLDEATRDLVVRRAVGTGVPVIVGVGGRPGERTDEVTAQARRAAALGANGLLVFPVDDDPVAHHDALWRAAGLPMLAFDLYLRPYPEPALAALLAHPGVAGVKVARLHDAIACQAALAAAHRADRLAVTGEDRMFGPSLMWGAEAALVGLAAAAVPIAARTLRAYADKRYDEFLTASADLDRLAEVTFTEPMEGYVQRMLWIAAAEGRIPAGHAVDPHAPALPDGDRDRVLRVAGCR; encoded by the coding sequence ATGATCGCGCCGGCCGCCGCCGCGCTGCGCGACCGGCTGCGCTGGCGGCTCGTCGCCGCCAGCGCCACCCCGGTGGACGCGGCCGGGGCCGTCGACGAGGAGGTGCTCGGCCGGTACCTGAGCGGGTTGGTCGCCGACGGGGCCGACGCGCTGGCGGTGCTCGCGCACACCGGCCGCGGCCCGTACCTCGACGAGGCCACCCGCGACCTGGTGGTCCGCCGTGCCGTCGGGACCGGGGTGCCGGTGATCGTCGGCGTCGGCGGCCGGCCGGGGGAGCGCACCGACGAGGTGACCGCGCAGGCGCGCCGGGCGGCCGCCCTCGGCGCGAACGGCCTGCTCGTCTTCCCGGTCGACGACGACCCGGTCGCCCACCACGACGCGCTCTGGCGAGCGGCCGGCCTGCCGATGCTCGCCTTCGACCTCTACCTGCGGCCCTACCCGGAGCCGGCGCTGGCCGCGTTGCTGGCACACCCCGGCGTCGCTGGGGTGAAGGTGGCCCGGCTGCACGACGCCATCGCCTGTCAGGCCGCCCTCGCCGCCGCGCACCGGGCCGACCGGCTGGCGGTCACCGGCGAGGACCGGATGTTCGGGCCGTCGCTGATGTGGGGCGCCGAGGCGGCCCTGGTCGGCCTGGCCGCCGCGGCGGTCCCGATCGCCGCCCGGACGCTGCGGGCCTACGCCGACAAGCGGTACGACGAGTTCCTCACCGCCTCCGCCGACCTCGACCGGCTGGCCGAGGTCACCTTCACCGAACCGATGGAAGGGTACGTGCAGCGCATGCTCTGGATCGCCGCCGCGGAAGGGCGGATCCCGGCGGGCCACGCCGTCGACCCGCACGCCCCGGCGCTGCCCGACGGCGACCGGGACCGGGTGCTGCGAGTGGCGGGGTGCCGGTGA
- a CDS encoding helix-turn-helix transcriptional regulator: MLHGRAGEQAEIERLLAAARTGQSGTLVIRGPAGIGKSALLNHAAGSAAGMRVLRGVGIESEATLPFAALHHLLRAGLDRIPALPDVQASALKGALGLGDTAPESRFLVGLATLSLLSELAGDGVLLCLIDDAQWLDRASMDALVFAARRLEVEGIVMIFAARAGFQAAGLPELRLGGLDSAAAAALLPADLPPQVRDRLIEESDGNPLALIELPAALSAEQRAGRLSPVGAMPVADRVQEAFQAQIAELPESARTALLIAAADGSGELGTLVGAGASLHGLEAAERSRLIEVRGTTIGFRHPLIRAAAYQSAPVTRRLAVHRALAGALTGSTLIDAADRRAWHLAAAALGPDEDVARELEEAAERARTRGGHAAVAAAYERAAELSADPVRRSSRLANAALAASDAGLMGRAAALADSATPDANDPDLLTALIQVRAHREFELGTPLAAGRIIMDGVPRVAANSAEQATWLLVEAIRCAWFAGDVRLAEEAAVSLRELPAVSSPLVSGALGLTRLLTGDTGGGITLMSEAVEMSAVTGLGVPGRTFTAMLCFPLGRAARGEEIAEGIVADCRKSGMIGWLAFALENQGLAHGWLCRYGEARAALDAGLRLATDLGHEHRIAHLTCSLAWVLAHQGAAQECRAKAEEGVARAGNQGLVLAAAIGRWALGLLELGLGRAEAALQQLAAIPPTGIATISAADQVEAAIRSGRPERATEPLARYLDWARHVRQPSSDAVALRCRALVEGDEAHFAHALRRHDDAQPYEKARTQLAYGEWLRRARRRADAREQLRAALETFDRLGSELWAERARVELRATGDVPAAPRRAGDPLSVLTPQERQVVRLAADGASNRDIAAQLFLSPRTVGYHLYKAFPKLGVSSRAQLADIARPSSAPD, from the coding sequence GTGCTGCACGGACGAGCTGGCGAACAGGCGGAGATCGAACGGCTCCTTGCGGCAGCCCGGACCGGCCAGAGCGGGACCCTGGTCATTCGCGGCCCAGCGGGGATCGGGAAGTCCGCGCTCCTCAACCACGCCGCCGGGTCGGCAGCGGGCATGCGGGTGTTGCGCGGCGTCGGCATCGAGTCCGAGGCCACGCTGCCCTTCGCCGCACTCCACCACCTGCTGCGCGCCGGGCTCGACCGGATCCCCGCACTGCCCGACGTGCAGGCCAGCGCACTCAAGGGTGCCCTCGGGTTGGGCGACACCGCCCCGGAAAGCCGGTTCCTGGTCGGGCTGGCCACGCTGAGCCTGCTCTCCGAGCTCGCGGGGGACGGCGTGTTGCTCTGCCTCATCGATGACGCACAGTGGCTCGACCGGGCGTCGATGGACGCGCTGGTGTTCGCCGCCCGCCGCCTCGAGGTCGAAGGCATCGTCATGATCTTCGCCGCCCGCGCGGGTTTCCAGGCCGCAGGGCTGCCCGAGCTTCGGCTCGGCGGTCTGGACAGCGCGGCCGCCGCCGCCCTGCTCCCCGCCGATCTTCCCCCGCAGGTGCGAGACCGTCTCATCGAGGAGTCGGACGGCAACCCCCTGGCGCTCATCGAACTGCCCGCCGCGCTCAGCGCCGAACAGCGGGCGGGACGCCTGTCGCCGGTGGGTGCGATGCCGGTCGCCGATCGTGTCCAAGAGGCTTTCCAGGCACAGATCGCCGAGCTTCCCGAGTCCGCACGGACCGCGCTGCTGATCGCGGCGGCCGACGGCTCCGGCGAGCTCGGAACGCTGGTGGGTGCGGGTGCCTCGCTCCACGGCCTGGAGGCGGCCGAGCGAAGCCGACTGATCGAGGTCAGGGGAACGACCATCGGTTTCCGTCATCCCCTGATCAGGGCCGCCGCCTACCAGAGCGCGCCGGTCACCCGGCGGCTTGCCGTGCATCGAGCGCTCGCCGGCGCGCTCACCGGTTCGACGCTGATCGACGCGGCCGACCGGCGGGCGTGGCACCTGGCCGCCGCCGCGCTCGGTCCCGACGAGGACGTCGCACGGGAGTTGGAGGAAGCGGCGGAGCGGGCACGCACCCGCGGCGGCCACGCGGCGGTGGCGGCCGCCTACGAGCGAGCCGCCGAGCTCAGCGCCGATCCGGTACGACGGTCCAGCCGATTGGCCAACGCCGCGTTGGCCGCGAGTGACGCCGGGCTGATGGGGCGCGCCGCCGCGCTCGCGGACAGCGCCACGCCCGACGCCAACGACCCCGACCTGCTCACCGCGTTGATCCAGGTACGCGCCCATCGCGAATTCGAGTTGGGCACGCCGCTCGCGGCGGGCCGGATCATCATGGACGGCGTTCCACGCGTGGCGGCCAACTCCGCCGAGCAGGCCACCTGGCTGCTGGTGGAGGCCATCCGCTGCGCCTGGTTCGCCGGTGACGTCCGGTTGGCGGAGGAAGCCGCCGTGAGCCTCCGCGAGCTCCCGGCGGTCAGCTCGCCGCTGGTCAGCGGGGCGCTCGGGCTGACCCGCCTGTTGACCGGTGACACCGGCGGTGGGATCACGCTCATGAGCGAGGCGGTCGAGATGTCAGCGGTCACCGGGCTGGGGGTGCCGGGACGAACCTTCACCGCCATGCTCTGCTTCCCGCTGGGCCGTGCCGCCCGCGGCGAGGAGATCGCCGAAGGCATCGTGGCGGACTGCCGGAAGAGCGGGATGATCGGCTGGCTCGCCTTCGCGCTCGAGAATCAGGGGCTCGCGCACGGGTGGCTCTGCCGGTACGGCGAGGCCAGGGCTGCCCTGGACGCGGGGCTGCGGCTGGCGACAGACCTGGGCCACGAGCACCGGATCGCCCACCTCACGTGCTCGCTCGCCTGGGTGCTCGCGCACCAGGGGGCCGCGCAGGAGTGCCGCGCGAAGGCCGAGGAAGGGGTGGCCCGAGCCGGCAACCAAGGGCTGGTGCTGGCGGCGGCCATCGGACGCTGGGCGCTTGGACTGCTCGAGCTCGGCCTGGGCCGTGCGGAGGCCGCCCTCCAGCAGCTGGCCGCCATCCCACCGACCGGCATCGCCACCATCTCCGCCGCGGACCAGGTCGAGGCGGCCATCCGCAGCGGCAGGCCGGAGCGGGCCACGGAGCCGCTCGCCCGCTACCTGGACTGGGCGCGGCACGTCCGTCAACCATCGTCGGACGCCGTCGCCCTGCGCTGCCGCGCTCTCGTCGAAGGGGACGAAGCGCACTTCGCCCACGCCCTACGCCGTCACGATGACGCTCAGCCGTACGAGAAGGCGAGGACGCAGCTCGCCTATGGCGAGTGGCTGCGGCGGGCACGGCGGCGGGCGGACGCCCGGGAGCAGCTGCGCGCCGCACTGGAGACCTTCGACCGGCTCGGCTCGGAACTGTGGGCCGAACGCGCCCGCGTGGAGCTGCGCGCGACGGGGGACGTGCCGGCGGCGCCGCGCCGGGCCGGCGACCCACTCAGCGTGCTCACCCCCCAGGAACGCCAGGTCGTGCGGCTGGCCGCCGACGGCGCCTCCAATCGCGACATCGCCGCCCAGCTCTTTCTCAGCCCGCGGACCGTCGGCTACCACCTCTACAAGGCGTTTCCCAAGCTGGGCGTCAGCTCCCGGGCCCAGCTGGCCGATATCGCCCGGCCCTCGTCGGCGCCGGACTGA
- a CDS encoding amidohydrolase family protein: protein MIIDVHAHWGPWFFSMEVGAVATNLAVMDRYGIDLAVVSATEAVIYDVAAGNRAMARVLESSDRLLGYLTINPRRLDDAERDLRELLPTGRFVGVKIHTDYTGSPANSPQTRAALELATAHNLPALVHTWDTSPLDLAQAVTDVPGARAIAGHMGANGWRHAVEAANSVDRLWLEPCFSHTEAGRFAAVAAAVNPRRLLFGTDATLIDPAAAYGAVLAADLAPELAERVAWRNAAELFRLDVS, encoded by the coding sequence ATGATCATCGACGTGCACGCCCACTGGGGGCCGTGGTTCTTCAGCATGGAGGTCGGCGCGGTCGCCACCAACCTCGCGGTGATGGACCGGTACGGCATCGACCTGGCCGTCGTCTCCGCCACCGAGGCGGTGATCTACGACGTCGCCGCCGGCAACCGGGCGATGGCCCGGGTGCTGGAGAGCAGCGACCGGCTGCTCGGCTACCTGACCATCAACCCGCGCCGGCTGGACGACGCCGAGCGGGACCTGCGCGAGCTGCTGCCCACCGGCCGGTTCGTCGGCGTGAAGATCCACACCGACTACACCGGCTCGCCGGCGAACTCGCCGCAGACCCGCGCGGCGCTGGAACTGGCCACCGCGCACAACCTGCCCGCCCTCGTGCACACCTGGGACACCAGCCCGCTCGACCTGGCCCAGGCGGTGACGGACGTCCCCGGGGCGCGAGCCATCGCCGGGCACATGGGCGCGAACGGCTGGCGGCACGCCGTCGAGGCGGCCAACTCGGTCGACCGGCTCTGGCTGGAGCCGTGCTTCTCGCACACCGAGGCGGGTCGCTTCGCCGCGGTGGCGGCGGCGGTCAACCCGCGCCGGCTGCTGTTCGGCACCGACGCCACCCTGATCGACCCGGCCGCCGCGTACGGGGCCGTGCTCGCCGCCGACCTCGCGCCCGAGCTGGCCGAGCGGGTCGCCTGGCGCAACGCCGCCGAGCTGTTCCGCCTCGACGTCTCCTGA